The following are encoded in a window of Dysidea avara chromosome 4, odDysAvar1.4, whole genome shotgun sequence genomic DNA:
- the LOC136253891 gene encoding E3 ubiquitin-protein ligase TRIM71-like, giving the protein MASGSRVKRDLQQGEETAEWQHFREEITCSICGDIFPDPKTIIPCLHTFCKRCIENSIESNKKMAAVVCCPLCRTPLSQGEITSIPSNFTISRLVEIFMQREQEKGEVSVTISRLVEIFGQQQKVGTTASVETTCGNCEENLPVTMWCTECEDPLCHDCSELHKKIKAYKAHEVILINQFLSDPKQVLRIAISEKVDFCKTHINQMVDHYCKTCSKLVCQECVSQGRPLGHRYHSVSSVEDVLDEKRERIKEILVPLKQLLRQMRNGVKKIERCEDQIDKDSEASIEEIQATYDEQYRILKQQEEDAVEKVHIIQDSLKNTLALQKENVQLMESQMASCIDFYENIVKISRAKELIHYNDWIENRVVELNNRIEHTSLDPQCKASHMAVKCKPVVNESLCDVSSVPICKVMEGPAVIDRLIKLTVTLKDHSAAAVPIVNQSKDIEIHCNKEKKFLQKKQVKEQLEGQYEIRYNPKRMECHLLCIRWRGIAMNHEKIQVLVNVRDYSSIKEVVMVINSYGPIDIDPYGGGLMNRQLANPCFLAKGPDNKLYVRDSNCDVLVVFDEQYQYSHIIGGHGRGLGRFLCMTGIAVDKKGYLYIADRELHCIQKLNQRSGNLFARLAVKVVLMENSIVLVVYCLHQAYCLCVTLKITEFKCLKMNNSFTALESVVQNPVLSIILSI; this is encoded by the coding sequence ATGGCGAGTGGCAGCAGGGTAAAACGAGATTTACAGCAAGGTGAAGAGACAGCCGAATGGCAACATTTTAGGGAAGAAATAACTTGTTCAATCTGTGGAGATATATTTCCTGATCCGAAGACTATCATCCCGTGTTTACACACGTTTTGTAAGCGATGTATAGAGAACAGTATAGAATCCAATAAGAAAATGGCGGCAGTTGTTTGTTGCCCGTTATGTCGTACCCCACTTTCACAAGGTGAAATAACGTCTATTCCCTCAAACTTTACAATTAGTCGTTTGGTAGAAATATTTATGCAACGCGAACAAGAAAAAGGGGAGGTGTCCGTGACCATCAGTCGTTTGGTTGAAATTTTTGGCCAACAACAAAAAGTAGGCACGACTGCGTCAGTGGAAACAACATGTGGTAATTGCGAGGAAAATTTGCCAGTAACCATGTGGTGTACGGAGTGTGAAGACCCTTTGTGCCATGACTGTAGTGAATTACACAAAAAGATAAAAGCTTACAAGGCGCACGAAGTTATACTGATTAATCAATTCCTTAGTGATCCTAAGCAAGTTCTTAGAATAGCTATATCAGAAAAGGTAGACTTTTGTAAAACACATATAAATCAGATGGTAGACCATTACTGCAAAACTTGTAGTAAGTTGGTATGTCAAGAATGTGTTTCACAGGGTCGCCCTCTTGGTCATCGTTATCATTCTGTTAGCTCTGTTGAAGATGTACTGGATGAAAAACGAGAAAGAATAAAAGAAATCCTTGTGCCACTGAAACAGTTACTTAGACAAATGAGAAATGGAGTAAAGAAAATTGAACGTTGTGAGGATCAGATTGACAAAGACAGTGAAGCCAGTATTGAGGAGATACAAGCTACATATGATGAGCAATACAGAATATTGAAACAACAAGAAGAAGATGCAGTTGAAAAGGTGCACATCATTCAAGATTCACTTAAAAATACCCTTGCATTACAAAAGGAAAATGTTCAGTTGATGGAAAGCCAAATGGCAAGTTGTATTGACTTTTAtgaaaacattgtaaaaattAGTAGAGCAAAAGAATTAATTCATTATAATGATTGGATTGAAAATAGAGTAGTTGAATTAAATAACAGAATAGAACATACTAGCCTTGATCCACAGTGTAAAGCAAGTCATATGGCTGTTAAATGTAAACCGGTTGTCAACGAATCATTGTGTGATGTATCTAGTGTTCCGATTTGTAAGGTGATGGAGGGTCCTGCAGTAATTGATCGTCTAATCAAACTCACTGTCACACTGAAAGATCACTCTGCAGCTGCAGTTCCTATTGTCAACCAATCAAAAGATATAGAAATTCACTGCAACAAAGAGAAGAAGTTTTTACAGAAGAAACAAGTTAAAGAACAATTAGAAGGACAATATGAAATAAGGTATAATCCTAAAAGAATGGAGTGTCATTTATTATGCATTCGTTGGAGAGGTATAGCAATGAACCATGAGAAAATCCAGGTGTTAGTGAATGTCCGAGACTATAGTAGCATCAAAGAGGTGGTGATGGTCATTAATAGTTATGGACCAATAGACATTGACCCATATGGAGGAGGGCTAATGAACAGACAGTTAGCAAACCCTTGCTTCTTGGCTAAAGGACCTGACAATAAACTATATGTTCGTGATTCTAATTGTGATGTATTGGTAGTGTTTGATGAACAGTATCAGTACTCACACATTATTGGTGGACATGGTCGTGGATTAGGGAGGTTTTTGTGTATGACCGGAATAGCAGTAGATAAGAAAGGGTATTTGTATATTGCAGATCGTGAATTGCACTGCATTCAGAAGTTGAATCAAAGAAGTGGAAATTTATTTGCCAGATTGGCAGTAAAGGTAGTGCTGATGGAAAATTCAATTGTCCTAGTGGTCTACTGTTTGCATCAGGCTTACTGTTTGTGTGTGACCTTGAAAATCACAGAATTCAAGTGTTTAAAAATGAACAATTCTTTTACTGCTTTGGAAAGTGTGGTGCAGAACCCGGTACTTTCAATCATCCTATCAATCTAA